One region of Simkaniaceae bacterium genomic DNA includes:
- a CDS encoding M18 family aminopeptidase, translating to MQPLIRSFQTFVDASPTSFHAAKEIADALLKKGFIQIDEKEPFKLALKKSYFIQRNGSIIAFKLPTQKVDQLTILGSHTDSPALKLKPKPLFCDETLLLGTEVYGSPHLPSWMAADLCIAGQVALRHSKGVETKLIHLKETPCTIANAPIHLDPSPNSDSGLKINKEMHLRAIASLLPSKGGYLESLLKCTAILSHDLFLVPCDPLRFLGPKQEIISSYRIDNLSSVFASLHAILHAKARTDTMQMALFWDHEEIGSSTEEGAASPLFIDTLKRICLALDVDQDAFFRIKNRSFCLSLDAAHAFHPNYASLFDKEHAPQLGRGIALKLNANRRYASSSHSATTIIELMQKEKIDYQLYVSHSNQRCGSTIGPIFATQTGIETVDMGAPILGMHSIKEQMATQDLLTLCKLTLSTLDKI from the coding sequence ATGCAACCACTCATTCGCTCATTCCAAACTTTTGTCGATGCATCGCCGACTTCTTTTCATGCTGCAAAAGAAATCGCCGATGCCCTGCTCAAAAAAGGCTTCATTCAAATTGATGAAAAAGAGCCTTTTAAACTCGCTTTAAAAAAGAGCTATTTCATTCAAAGAAACGGTTCAATTATCGCATTCAAGCTCCCCACTCAAAAAGTGGATCAATTAACTATTCTCGGTTCACACACTGATAGTCCGGCACTCAAACTTAAGCCCAAACCGCTTTTCTGTGATGAGACACTCCTGCTCGGAACCGAAGTTTACGGCTCCCCCCATCTCCCCTCTTGGATGGCGGCAGATCTTTGCATTGCAGGACAGGTAGCGCTGCGCCACTCAAAAGGGGTTGAAACAAAACTTATCCATTTAAAAGAGACTCCCTGCACCATTGCCAATGCACCTATTCATCTCGATCCCTCTCCGAACTCTGATTCGGGTTTAAAAATTAACAAAGAGATGCATCTACGAGCCATTGCCTCTCTCCTCCCTTCCAAAGGGGGCTATTTAGAATCTCTTCTCAAATGCACTGCTATTTTAAGCCACGATCTCTTTCTCGTCCCCTGTGATCCCCTCCGATTTCTCGGGCCAAAGCAAGAGATCATTAGCTCATACCGCATCGATAATTTAAGCAGTGTTTTTGCATCGCTACATGCCATCCTCCACGCAAAAGCGCGAACCGACACAATGCAAATGGCTCTGTTTTGGGATCATGAAGAAATCGGATCCTCCACTGAAGAAGGCGCCGCATCCCCTCTATTTATCGATACGCTGAAGCGCATTTGTCTTGCGCTTGATGTCGATCAAGACGCTTTTTTCCGTATAAAGAACCGATCCTTCTGTCTCTCTCTTGATGCTGCCCATGCCTTTCACCCCAACTATGCATCGCTCTTTGATAAAGAACATGCTCCCCAGCTTGGCAGAGGCATTGCTCTAAAACTCAACGCCAATCGCCGTTATGCCTCCTCATCGCACAGCGCTACTACGATCATAGAGTTAATGCAAAAAGAAAAAATCGACTATCAGCTCTATGTCAGTCACTCTAATCAAAGATGTGGATCGACCATTGGCCCTATTTTTGCGACTCAAACGGGAATCGAAACCGTTGATATGGGGGCTCCGATTCTCGGAATGCATTCCATTAAGGAGCAAATGGCTACACAAGATTTACTCACTTTGTGTAAACTAACCCTTTCGACACTTGATAAAATCTAG
- a CDS encoding VIT1/CCC1 transporter family protein, which translates to MNRACCSVKNKNPDHFEGKDAYEHLKDARLKTRKKLGESHGIEASNSLICALDSAKETSFFMSLLFLLSLFLGSFSYVYYFILVCGWMIWKGARAAYLSWERLEKLHRVIEEERNEIRTNRPQEKEELEAMYRLKGFEGELLEQVIDTLMADDSRLLTIMLEEELGLQLGSYEHPLKQAFGCVIGAMISIAILTLAYFFIPYGIPILSFVIVATAAYIQSKLDRNPPMHMVIWNMGCLFIALSATYFIGMFFQ; encoded by the coding sequence ATGAATCGCGCATGCTGCTCCGTAAAAAATAAAAATCCCGATCATTTTGAAGGCAAAGATGCTTATGAGCATCTCAAGGATGCACGGCTAAAAACCCGCAAAAAATTGGGGGAGAGTCACGGCATTGAAGCTTCAAATAGCCTCATCTGCGCTCTTGATTCGGCAAAAGAAACCTCTTTTTTTATGTCGCTTCTTTTTCTCCTCTCTCTTTTTCTTGGCTCATTCTCTTATGTTTACTATTTTATTTTAGTCTGTGGTTGGATGATTTGGAAAGGCGCGCGCGCAGCCTATCTCTCTTGGGAGCGTCTTGAAAAACTACACCGTGTGATTGAAGAAGAGCGCAACGAAATCCGCACCAATCGCCCGCAAGAAAAAGAAGAACTCGAAGCTATGTACCGCTTAAAAGGCTTTGAAGGTGAGCTTCTCGAACAAGTCATCGATACTTTGATGGCGGATGATAGCCGCCTACTCACGATTATGCTTGAAGAAGAGCTAGGACTTCAGCTTGGATCTTATGAGCATCCTCTTAAACAAGCCTTTGGATGTGTCATTGGAGCGATGATCTCAATTGCCATTCTCACACTTGCCTACTTTTTTATCCCCTATGGCATCCCTATCCTATCCTTTGTCATCGTCGCTACAGCTGCCTACATACAATCAAAGCTCGATCGCAATCCCCCTATGCACATGGTGATATGGAACATGGGATGTCTTTTTATTGCTCTATCAGCAACCTATTTTATCGGAATGTTTTTTCAATGA
- a CDS encoding cation-translocating P-type ATPase, whose amino-acid sequence MTQESYQYDEFFASGKEAMLSPFLNPSSRKIATNLSLKIALLSAGILALSFGLQYVHPSLSHLALIFVYFLSGTPALIESISDIKKLDINIDVLMTLAALFSVVIGSGLEGGLLLVLFALSHAMEDAVIHKTKGALNTLHKLSPTMVTVVLNEGKTREKSVREITKGEKVLIRAGEVIPLDGIVIEGNSYINLVHLTGESVPIPKKVGDEVQAGSMNFDGFLTIEVTKPPSESTLAKIIDLITKAQTAKPRLQKFLDRFGRPYAITIILLSAFFCLILPLLGIPWLGQEGSIYRSLAFLIAASPCALIIATPTAFLSAISACARKGILLKGGVTLDAFSTCSLIALDKTGTLTTGNLKLISIESIQDNAPLMTEEEAIGIAAALENKVVHPIARAITTYAQEKSLSHPPILHMKAIPGRGIEGIVEKKGEKIDVHIGSYEYVESTLTEALKPLFQQVEHKLKKEGHLITLMSIGSTLYLLHFQDEIRPNMEKIISDLHRHKLKTVMLTGDHSSNAQYVGKQLGMSQIYSDLKPDQKLALVSELSQKEHLAMVGDGINDAPALARSHVGISMGLIGSQTAIEASDIVFLNDDLSLLPWLTKKAHHTMHIVKQNLLLALIVIFFATTPALLGWIPLWLAVILHEGGTIVVGLNSLRLLRR is encoded by the coding sequence ATGACCCAAGAGAGTTACCAATACGACGAATTTTTTGCTTCGGGAAAAGAAGCCATGCTCAGCCCGTTTCTCAACCCCTCGTCTAGAAAAATAGCAACCAACTTATCTCTCAAAATAGCGCTTCTCTCTGCCGGAATTTTAGCTCTCTCCTTTGGATTGCAATATGTGCACCCCTCGCTTTCCCACTTAGCATTGATTTTTGTCTACTTCCTCTCGGGGACTCCGGCTCTCATTGAGTCGATTTCAGATATTAAGAAACTCGATATCAATATCGATGTTTTGATGACGCTCGCCGCCCTTTTCTCTGTCGTCATTGGCAGCGGACTAGAAGGGGGACTTCTTCTTGTTTTATTTGCCCTTTCTCATGCGATGGAAGATGCCGTGATCCATAAAACCAAAGGAGCCTTAAATACCCTTCACAAACTCTCCCCAACGATGGTTACCGTTGTCCTTAATGAAGGGAAAACAAGAGAAAAATCAGTGCGTGAAATCACAAAAGGCGAAAAAGTACTCATTAGAGCCGGTGAAGTGATTCCTCTCGATGGCATTGTCATCGAAGGAAACTCTTATATCAATCTCGTCCATCTCACCGGAGAGTCTGTCCCCATTCCGAAAAAAGTGGGTGATGAAGTGCAAGCGGGGAGCATGAACTTCGATGGATTTTTAACCATTGAGGTGACAAAACCCCCAAGCGAATCGACCCTCGCCAAAATCATCGACCTCATCACGAAAGCGCAAACGGCTAAACCGCGCCTACAAAAATTTCTCGATCGCTTTGGCCGTCCCTATGCCATCACAATTATTTTATTATCGGCTTTCTTTTGTTTGATCCTGCCCCTCTTAGGAATCCCTTGGCTCGGACAAGAAGGCTCTATTTACCGATCCCTGGCCTTTCTCATTGCCGCATCTCCTTGCGCGCTCATTATTGCAACCCCAACAGCCTTTTTAAGCGCGATTTCTGCCTGCGCTAGAAAAGGAATCCTCCTGAAAGGGGGCGTCACCCTTGATGCCTTTTCAACCTGCTCTCTCATAGCGCTCGATAAAACGGGCACGCTCACAACAGGCAATCTCAAACTCATCTCGATTGAATCCATTCAAGATAATGCCCCACTTATGACCGAAGAAGAGGCAATCGGCATCGCCGCCGCATTAGAAAATAAGGTCGTTCACCCCATTGCTCGCGCCATTACAACCTATGCACAAGAAAAGAGCCTCTCCCATCCTCCGATTCTCCATATGAAAGCAATACCGGGAAGAGGGATTGAAGGCATTGTTGAAAAAAAGGGAGAGAAAATTGATGTGCATATCGGAAGCTATGAATATGTTGAATCGACACTTACAGAGGCGCTAAAACCTCTGTTTCAACAAGTTGAGCACAAACTAAAAAAAGAGGGCCACCTCATCACGCTGATGTCGATCGGATCAACGCTCTATCTACTCCATTTCCAAGATGAAATTCGACCCAATATGGAAAAAATCATTAGCGATTTGCATCGCCATAAACTCAAAACGGTGATGCTGACGGGAGATCACTCATCCAATGCTCAGTATGTTGGAAAACAACTCGGGATGAGCCAAATCTATTCCGATTTAAAACCCGACCAAAAGCTCGCTCTCGTCTCTGAGCTCTCACAAAAAGAGCATCTTGCCATGGTAGGGGATGGTATTAATGATGCCCCCGCACTTGCCCGCTCTCATGTGGGCATTTCAATGGGACTCATTGGATCTCAAACGGCCATTGAGGCGTCTGACATCGTCTTCCTCAATGATGACTTAAGCCTATTGCCCTGGCTCACAAAAAAAGCGCACCATACGATGCACATCGTCAAGCAAAACCTACTGCTGGCCTTAATCGTCATCTTTTTTGCCACAACACCGGCACTGCTTGGCTGGATCCCCCTATGGCTTGCTGTGATTCTCCATGAAGGGGGCACGATCGTCGTAGGACTCAATAGCCTTCGCCTACTCAGGCGATGA
- a CDS encoding NAD-glutamate dehydrogenase produces MDPSSEHGRLSREQLVKAMEEESANFQTFYLWLEAHMPPSFFENVEQSQLMLIAHNLKGFPLQAYHSQINFKDCIVVMCLDSFDADMKILKEFKLMGVKNYQSFISNVPPPFEGASEKLRIAFIHFTEYLPVDFDLDALLPEKKRAQIYDQARAVNPDLTEDLYMELLKGMNPRFLTSLSDERLILALNLFCHALTRDHCQYEVKYNEDWQTTEGNTPSMQILLAWRNTPKHQFLYRLSKIVFRHKLIMKRVNATYINPYSSNSILLMSIGLHGQHNKAAWDAANIHDFLQELTTLKYFIEFPTIEKTFVDSHMVSGNLGNFLKVSIRFVHQMLLHADPNLYSLEHIEEGFCRHPELTRSLCQIFEYRFHPTKHNQEHYATAKQKFLENVHNLDTGQVLMDTRRKNILLQSLYFIDKTLKTNFFRTNKSGFSFRIDPSILKTLPFDYRKKFPEPPYGIFYINGFNFIGFHIRFEDLARGGLRTVIPRRKEQTEVERNNVFAECYNLAYTQHKKNKDIPEGGSKAIIFIDPFETQAQAERIYFDELTRAKVDEEEIEKRLEHYRNEQRLVYLYQSQRAFVHSLLTIVNCNEDGTLKARDTLDYLKQPEYLYLGPDENMHNEMIVWIAEYARHTGYKPGASFISSKPSTGINHKEYGVTSLGVNVYMHEVLLYLGINPETEPFTIKISGGPDGDVAGNQILNLYHFYKKTAKLLALTDVSGTIYDPDGLDLDQLAELFYQAKPLRFYPPELLNDNGFMLDLFSKREESKFTQLTLLWKKTDGKLVQEWISGNEMNHILRHNLHQTIVDIFIPGGGRPRTLNESNYEEYLDETGKPTSKAIIEGANLYLTPEARYALEDKGVIIIKDSSANKGGVICSSCEVLTGLTMQDQEFLDSKPEIMEEILNFIRQKARLEARLILHTHDQSHESLIDISDKISEKINAYTYAILNHLKKIKLSDDLDDALNLCLFNYLIPMIRNEFADRVINNIPDIHKKAIISCYLASNLIYERGPDWSPNIVDILPLIISKYTHEA; encoded by the coding sequence ATGGACCCATCATCTGAGCATGGCCGGTTGAGTCGCGAACAACTCGTTAAAGCGATGGAGGAGGAAAGCGCAAATTTCCAAACCTTCTATCTTTGGCTTGAAGCGCATATGCCCCCCTCATTTTTTGAAAATGTCGAGCAATCGCAATTGATGCTTATCGCTCATAACCTTAAAGGCTTTCCCCTTCAAGCTTACCACTCTCAAATTAATTTCAAGGACTGCATTGTCGTCATGTGCCTCGATTCTTTTGATGCCGATATGAAGATTCTAAAAGAATTTAAGTTGATGGGCGTCAAGAACTACCAATCTTTCATATCAAATGTGCCCCCCCCTTTTGAAGGAGCCTCGGAAAAATTACGCATTGCCTTCATCCATTTTACTGAATATCTCCCTGTCGATTTCGATCTTGATGCCTTACTCCCGGAAAAAAAGAGGGCGCAAATTTATGATCAAGCCCGCGCTGTTAACCCCGATCTGACTGAAGATCTCTATATGGAACTCCTTAAAGGGATGAATCCCCGCTTTTTAACCTCCCTTTCAGATGAACGCTTAATCTTGGCACTTAACCTATTTTGCCACGCTCTCACCCGCGATCATTGCCAATACGAGGTCAAATATAATGAAGATTGGCAAACAACAGAAGGCAATACTCCCTCGATGCAAATCCTACTCGCATGGAGAAACACGCCAAAGCACCAGTTCTTATATCGCCTCTCCAAAATTGTCTTTCGCCATAAATTGATCATGAAAAGAGTGAATGCAACCTATATTAACCCTTATAGCTCCAATAGCATTCTGCTCATGTCAATTGGGCTCCATGGTCAACATAATAAAGCTGCTTGGGATGCCGCTAACATTCACGACTTTTTACAGGAACTGACAACCCTCAAATATTTTATTGAATTTCCAACGATTGAAAAGACTTTCGTCGATTCCCACATGGTCTCCGGAAATCTCGGTAATTTTTTGAAAGTTTCCATTCGCTTTGTCCATCAAATGCTTTTACATGCCGATCCCAACCTCTATAGTTTAGAGCATATTGAAGAGGGATTTTGCCGCCATCCCGAGCTCACACGCTCACTTTGCCAAATTTTCGAATACCGCTTTCATCCCACAAAACACAATCAAGAACACTATGCTACTGCAAAGCAAAAGTTTTTAGAAAATGTCCATAACCTCGATACGGGACAGGTTTTAATGGATACGCGGCGCAAAAATATTTTGCTCCAAAGCCTTTACTTTATTGATAAAACGCTCAAAACCAATTTCTTCAGAACAAATAAAAGCGGTTTTTCATTCCGTATCGATCCCTCTATTCTCAAAACACTCCCCTTTGACTATCGCAAAAAATTCCCCGAACCTCCCTATGGGATTTTCTATATTAACGGGTTTAATTTCATCGGATTTCACATCCGCTTTGAGGATTTGGCTAGGGGCGGTCTGCGCACAGTCATCCCCAGACGCAAAGAACAAACGGAAGTGGAGCGCAATAATGTCTTTGCCGAATGCTACAATCTCGCCTATACCCAACATAAGAAAAATAAAGACATTCCCGAGGGCGGCTCTAAAGCCATTATTTTTATCGATCCCTTTGAGACGCAAGCTCAAGCCGAACGCATCTATTTCGATGAACTGACAAGAGCTAAAGTAGATGAAGAAGAAATTGAAAAAAGACTCGAACACTACCGCAATGAACAGCGCCTTGTCTATCTTTATCAAAGTCAAAGGGCCTTTGTCCACTCATTGCTCACGATTGTCAATTGCAATGAAGACGGAACATTGAAAGCACGCGATACGCTCGACTACTTAAAACAACCCGAATACCTCTATCTCGGGCCGGATGAAAATATGCACAATGAAATGATTGTATGGATTGCCGAATATGCACGCCATACCGGTTATAAGCCGGGAGCCTCCTTTATTTCATCCAAACCCTCCACCGGTATTAATCACAAAGAATATGGCGTTACATCTCTCGGTGTGAATGTCTATATGCACGAGGTTCTTCTCTACTTGGGTATCAACCCGGAGACGGAACCCTTTACGATAAAGATTTCGGGAGGTCCCGACGGAGACGTCGCCGGAAACCAAATCCTCAATTTATACCATTTCTACAAAAAAACGGCAAAACTCCTCGCTCTTACGGACGTATCCGGAACGATTTATGATCCTGACGGACTCGATCTCGATCAACTCGCCGAACTCTTTTATCAGGCAAAGCCATTGCGCTTTTACCCTCCTGAACTCCTTAATGACAACGGATTTATGCTCGATCTCTTTTCAAAGAGGGAAGAGAGCAAATTCACACAACTGACTCTCCTTTGGAAAAAAACCGATGGCAAACTCGTACAGGAATGGATTTCCGGAAATGAGATGAATCATATCTTGCGCCACAACTTGCATCAAACTATTGTCGATATCTTTATTCCCGGAGGGGGACGCCCTCGAACACTCAATGAGTCAAATTACGAAGAATACCTCGATGAAACCGGCAAACCGACATCTAAAGCTATTATCGAAGGGGCTAACCTCTACCTCACTCCCGAAGCGCGCTATGCGCTTGAAGATAAAGGGGTCATCATCATTAAAGATAGTTCGGCCAATAAGGGGGGGGTCATTTGTTCTTCATGCGAAGTCCTAACAGGACTCACGATGCAAGATCAGGAGTTTTTAGATTCAAAACCTGAAATTATGGAAGAGATTCTCAACTTTATTAGGCAAAAAGCACGCCTGGAAGCGCGCCTTATTTTACACACCCATGATCAATCCCATGAATCGCTGATCGATATTTCAGATAAAATCTCAGAGAAAATCAATGCCTATACCTATGCGATTCTAAACCATCTCAAGAAAATAAAACTCTCAGATGATCTGGATGACGCACTCAATCTTTGCCTATTCAATTATCTCATTCCGATGATCCGGAATGAATTTGCCGATCGGGTGATTAATAATATCCCCGATATTCACAAAAAAGCGATTATCTCCTGTTACCTCGCATCTAACCTGATTTATGAACGAGGTCCCGATTGGTCGCCAAATATCGTCGATATCCTCCCTCTCATCATCTCAAAATACACACACGAAGCTTAA
- a CDS encoding GxxExxY protein: MNYLINPNISEEINAPETDPLTGTIIGAAIAVHRVLGPGLLESAYEACLAYELSLRRLKVEIQKPLPIFYKDVMLDCGYRLDLVVEDQVIIEIKSVNEIAPIHEAQLLSYLRLYGTSIRGLLINFNVKRLVEGIRRMKI; this comes from the coding sequence ATGAATTATTTGATTAATCCAAATATTTCTGAAGAAATAAATGCACCTGAAACTGATCCTTTAACAGGTACTATTATTGGGGCCGCTATTGCTGTGCATCGTGTGTTGGGGCCGGGTCTGCTTGAGTCGGCTTACGAAGCCTGTTTGGCTTATGAATTAAGCCTAAGGCGGTTAAAGGTGGAAATCCAAAAGCCTCTGCCTATTTTTTATAAAGATGTTATGCTTGACTGTGGTTATCGCCTGGATTTAGTTGTAGAGGATCAGGTAATTATAGAAATTAAGTCTGTGAACGAAATAGCCCCAATACATGAAGCTCAATTGTTGTCATATTTGCGACTTTATGGAACTTCTATTCGAGGATTGCTTATTAATTTTAATGTAAAGCGATTGGTGGAAGGCATTCGTCGTATGAAAATATAA
- a CDS encoding protein kinase family protein: MVFSCCGLKGSPPAIRPDLAPPMLRGELATDEGSGASREVSPNSPLEQRIDAVSVITFAQAAQRPITGLRTGIESPHPSSVTTQPGDEGGCCLGRGEPLAYRPQDVLGAFPLSGSPHSSSVTTQPGDEGGCCLGRGEPLADRPQDVLDAFPLSGSPHSSSVTTQLGDEGGCCLGRGEPLADRPQDVLDAFPFSRSHHPSSLTTQPGDASECCLGRGAPAADRPQRIRYEIEPLPLLVKKKEINGLIDRYRRQLDKVERDLEQQQVRIPKQRTDGFSAASNKAINAREAIQMLIEHLRHCREIMRTRYRLDISEYPIDEKVNLLARTICENGYPRQSKLKKGSCASVYRIDLRGGGAPQDKIALKRENDRHYHEAEMLMWMAAKRVDGVVRPVFIDSRKDRKMIGMELCDCDLHTRYASSKTRLTTRTLKNFLYDFCDVLRTLDRLHTDLNIVHGDLKLCNLLKQGDQVKIADFGGAARKGERMSVATNRYLPPEYPNGKLPGFTNQLNPTMDIWAMGVMAFEVLFHCPFAHQELVTQEAIDAEIIGKVTAFEGATRSELIGIYRDLIGRILRIDPKERPTAREILEMKELGPYLRRPFMVNESSAAAATVERPAASGAGEEE, encoded by the coding sequence ATGGTTTTTAGTTGCTGTGGGTTAAAGGGGAGTCCACCCGCCATTCGACCCGATCTCGCACCTCCAATGCTTAGAGGAGAACTTGCCACTGATGAAGGGAGTGGCGCTAGCCGGGAAGTTAGCCCAAATTCTCCACTAGAGCAAAGAATAGATGCTGTTTCTGTCATTACCTTTGCACAAGCAGCTCAACGACCCATCACCGGATTGCGAACAGGTATAGAGTCACCTCATCCTTCATCCGTAACAACGCAACCGGGCGATGAGGGTGGATGTTGTTTAGGAAGGGGAGAGCCCCTTGCATATCGCCCTCAAGATGTGCTAGGAGCCTTCCCACTTTCCGGGTCACCTCATTCTTCGTCTGTAACAACACAGCCGGGAGATGAGGGTGGATGTTGTTTAGGAAGGGGCGAGCCTCTTGCAGATCGTCCTCAAGATGTGCTAGATGCCTTCCCACTTTCCGGGTCACCTCATTCTTCGTCTGTAACAACACAGCTGGGAGATGAGGGTGGATGTTGTTTAGGAAGGGGCGAGCCTCTTGCAGATCGTCCTCAAGATGTGCTAGATGCCTTCCCATTTTCACGTTCACATCATCCTTCATCTTTAACGACACAACCGGGAGATGCCAGTGAATGTTGTTTAGGGAGGGGAGCGCCTGCTGCAGATCGCCCTCAACGTATCCGATATGAGATTGAGCCACTTCCATTGCTTGTAAAAAAAAAGGAAATAAATGGACTCATTGATCGCTATCGTCGTCAGCTTGATAAAGTGGAAAGAGATTTAGAACAACAACAAGTTAGAATTCCAAAGCAAAGAACGGATGGTTTCTCAGCAGCAAGCAATAAGGCTATCAATGCGCGCGAAGCAATTCAAATGCTTATTGAGCATCTGAGACACTGTAGAGAAATTATGAGAACGCGCTATCGGCTTGATATTAGTGAATATCCTATTGATGAAAAAGTGAATCTATTGGCTCGGACTATTTGTGAGAATGGGTATCCTCGTCAATCTAAGTTAAAAAAGGGGAGCTGTGCTTCCGTATATCGTATTGATTTAAGGGGAGGAGGAGCACCTCAGGATAAGATAGCGCTTAAAAGAGAGAATGATAGGCATTATCATGAAGCAGAAATGCTGATGTGGATGGCTGCTAAAAGAGTTGACGGCGTTGTTCGACCTGTTTTTATTGATTCAAGAAAAGATAGAAAAATGATTGGAATGGAGCTATGTGATTGCGATTTACACACTCGTTATGCCTCTTCCAAAACACGATTAACAACACGAACATTAAAAAACTTTCTATATGATTTTTGTGATGTTTTGAGGACGCTTGATCGATTGCACACCGATCTCAATATTGTGCATGGGGATTTGAAGTTATGTAATCTTTTAAAACAAGGTGATCAGGTTAAAATAGCAGATTTTGGGGGGGCTGCTCGAAAAGGCGAGAGAATGAGCGTTGCGACTAATAGATATTTACCTCCTGAGTACCCTAATGGGAAATTGCCGGGATTTACCAATCAACTCAATCCTACTATGGATATCTGGGCAATGGGTGTGATGGCCTTTGAAGTGCTTTTCCATTGTCCTTTTGCACATCAAGAATTAGTAACCCAGGAAGCAATTGATGCAGAGATTATCGGAAAAGTAACCGCATTTGAAGGCGCAACGCGATCAGAGCTCATTGGAATCTATAGGGATTTAATAGGACGCATTTTAAGGATTGATCCTAAAGAGAGGCCAACCGCAAGAGAAATTCTTGAGATGAAGGAATTGGGACCCTATTTGCGTCGACCTTTTATGGTAAATGAGTCAAGTGCTGCGGCAGCTACCGTTGAAAGACCGGCTGCATCCGGAGCGGGAGAGGAGGAATAA
- a CDS encoding serine/threonine-protein kinase, with amino-acid sequence MASISRRLLVPPPLNIRVKRPREDERESSPSRSKLIFGEDPEKQIEGVLGELEDIYKKTAGWNTFQENFPDILSVHDLPKQIEVCDGFYAPIRRLLYEIKADSWIKTMCSTSELGKKFFEMRESVENRLTAIELMSGHLRAVGQAFEESLVKSSITRVPVSPGFKKWIHYVSVNGIPTCHRCCGFGGWGRVNTVLVDSEEIAIKTPNDQTGRASTRAVFLHEIAMNLFALVKRIPHSSPFMGGFVPREAAQALTFFEDYHLFFKGCKGDLIDCIKPSHSILGPAPSDRMKSFLCLFSQILVFLKHLHRLGKVHGDLSLENILRDGEFIYVADLGSLSNPHETIKWGYKSSYLSPENAGIDHGNGDVLMEGARFSTESDMWAVGVMLFMALSLQMPFDEIIGTEQFFDSASIFRTWSRLYEKEHPDFIGYGVDPGSTREDPRGVCYHIFEALFQSNPVERATASQILSMEEFKPFVNEKGDIDATASS; translated from the coding sequence ATGGCTTCTATCTCACGTCGCCTATTAGTTCCTCCTCCTCTCAATATAAGAGTGAAGCGCCCAAGAGAAGACGAGAGGGAATCATCTCCTTCGAGGAGCAAATTGATTTTCGGGGAAGATCCCGAGAAACAGATAGAAGGGGTTTTGGGTGAATTGGAAGATATTTATAAAAAAACGGCCGGGTGGAATACGTTTCAAGAAAATTTCCCGGATATTCTGAGTGTTCACGATCTTCCCAAGCAAATTGAGGTTTGTGATGGATTCTATGCTCCCATTCGAAGGCTTTTATATGAGATCAAAGCTGATAGTTGGATCAAAACGATGTGTAGCACGTCTGAGCTAGGTAAAAAGTTTTTTGAGATGAGAGAAAGCGTTGAAAATCGATTGACTGCGATTGAGCTTATGTCGGGGCATTTGCGTGCTGTAGGTCAAGCTTTTGAAGAAAGTCTTGTTAAATCTTCAATTACAAGGGTTCCCGTTTCACCCGGTTTTAAGAAATGGATTCACTATGTTTCAGTGAATGGGATACCAACATGTCACCGTTGCTGTGGTTTTGGAGGATGGGGTCGGGTCAATACCGTTTTAGTAGACAGCGAAGAGATAGCGATTAAAACGCCAAATGATCAGACCGGTCGAGCAAGCACGCGTGCGGTATTTCTTCATGAGATCGCGATGAATTTATTTGCGCTCGTCAAACGAATTCCTCATTCGAGTCCATTTATGGGAGGATTTGTACCGAGAGAGGCTGCTCAGGCACTTACTTTCTTTGAGGATTATCATCTGTTTTTTAAAGGGTGTAAAGGTGATTTGATTGATTGCATAAAGCCTAGCCATTCAATTCTTGGTCCGGCGCCTTCAGATCGAATGAAATCTTTTCTTTGTCTTTTTAGCCAGATTCTCGTTTTTTTAAAGCATTTACATCGTCTGGGAAAAGTGCATGGCGATCTATCACTTGAAAATATTTTAAGAGATGGGGAATTTATCTATGTAGCGGATCTCGGTTCCTTATCCAATCCTCATGAGACGATTAAATGGGGATATAAGTCGTCATATCTTTCACCTGAAAATGCCGGAATTGATCATGGGAACGGTGATGTTTTAATGGAGGGTGCTCGATTCTCTACCGAGTCTGATATGTGGGCTGTCGGAGTCATGTTATTTATGGCGCTTTCTTTGCAGATGCCCTTTGATGAGATCATTGGTACCGAGCAATTTTTTGACTCGGCAAGTATTTTTCGGACATGGTCTCGTCTTTATGAAAAAGAGCATCCGGATTTTATAGGATATGGCGTCGATCCCGGTTCTACAAGAGAAGATCCGCGCGGAGTCTGTTATCACATCTTTGAAGCTTTATTTCAGAGTAATCCCGTTGAAAGAGCAACGGCTAGTCAGATTCTTTCTATGGAAGAATTTAAACCCTTCGTGAATGAAAAAGGAGATATCGATGCAACCGCTTCGTCCTAA